A stretch of the Solanum dulcamara chromosome 6, daSolDulc1.2, whole genome shotgun sequence genome encodes the following:
- the LOC129893066 gene encoding uncharacterized protein LOC129893066, with product MAEEFVKSVEDGVHLAKRIYFGKDRAVAPPKPMTAMEKASLSYLPESPMLYAVIGDPAIVDNPDIPSYQPHVHGRCDPPALIPLQMNGISLEADCYLDKAFVTVTGSWRVHCVMGSRSCDCRIAVPMGEQGSILGVEVELPRKSYSTKIVTLDDESETEKVAKIEDGCFLKPHIFTLTIPQVDGGTYISVTIRWSQKLLYCNGQLTLDVPFSFLDFVTPAGKKISKKEKIQLNVNSGPGTEVICKSTSHPLKERQRHAGRLGFFYESEVLNWSSGNFVFSYVVSPSHTYGSVLLQSPPSLDSDQREMFCCSLFPGDQHCRKVFRKEVVFVVDISGSMKGKPIEDTKQALCTALSRLDSQDLFNIIAFNNEKYLFSSSLELATKKTIENATQWIGTNFIAGGGTNILNPLTQAMEMFSYTQQHIPIIFLVTDGAVEDERHICDVLKSHLIQNQMICPRLYTFGIGLFCNHYFLRMLAVMSRGHYNAAYDVDSIEVRMEQLFSRASSVILANIAFENLDGLEDFEVFPTPIPDLSSKGPLVLSGRYRGVFPEKLKAKGVLADLSNFSLDLKAIQAKDIPLDKAIARQQIELLTVQAWLTENKDLEQKIAQTSIQNGIISEYTRMILIETDRGKVVTDSTSKRKVSTAPKKIEEPKLQKKILLQNLGAGFGNYSATIENIPPGATDTKPETAEILAKAASNCCGKMCDICCCMCCIRMCSKMNDQCAIVMTQFLGSLACLGCFACCELCCSGNDG from the exons ATGGCGGAGGAATTTGTGAAATCAGTTGAAGATGGTGTACATCTAGCGAAAAGGATTTATTTCGGCAAGGATAGGGCGGTAGCGCCACCAAAGCCAATGACAGCGATGGAGAAAGCGTCACTGTCTTACCTGCCGGAGTCTCCTATGTTGTACGCTGTGATAGGTGATCCTGCTATTGTTGATAATCCGGATATTCCGAGCTACCAGCCTCACGTGCACGGAAGGTGTGATCCTCCTGCTTTGATTCCTCTTCAGATGAACGGGATTTCACTTGAAGCTGATTGTTATTTGGATAAGGCGTTCGTAACTGTAACAGGATCATGGCGTGTGCATTGTGTCATGGGTAGCCGTAGTTGCGACTGTCGGATCGCCGTCCCCATGGGTGAACAG GGTTCAATTCTAGGTGTTGAGGTTGAGTTGCCCAGGAAATCTTACAGCACTAAAATAGTTACCTTGGATGATGAAAGCGAAACAGAAAAGGTAGCCAAAATTGAAGATGGATGTTTTCTGAAGCCCCACATTTTTACCCTTACAATACCACAG GTGGATGGTGGAACCTACATCTCTGTCACGATTAGATGGTCTCAGAAGTTATTATATTGCAATGGCCAGCTAACTTTGGACGTACCCTTTAGTTTCCTGGACTTCGTTACTCCAgctggaaaaaaaatatctaaaaaagaaaagatacaGCTTAATGTTAACTCTGGTCCTGGAACAGAAGTTATATGCAAGAGCACTAGTCACCCTCTGAAG GAGCGACAACGTCATGCAGGAAGGTTGGGCTTCTTTTATGAATCTGAAGTCCTAAATTGGTCAAGTGGTAACTTTGTTTTTTCTTACGTG GTTTCCCCAAGTCATACTTATGGAAGTGTACTTTTGCAATCACCCCCATCACTTGACAGCGACCAGAGAGAGATGTTTTGCTGCTCTCTTTTTCCGGGAGACCAGCACTGTAGGAAG GTCTTCAGAAAGGAAGTGGTATTTGTTGTTGATATAAGTGGGAGCATGAAGGGAAAACCAATTGAGGATACCAAACAAGCTCTTTGTACAGCCTTGTCAAGGCTTGATTCTCAAGATCTGTTTAACATAATAGCTTTCAACAACGAAAAGTATCTTTTTTCATCATCACTTGAGTTGGCAACCAAGAAGACTATTGAAAACGCAACTCAGTGGATTGGAACAAATTTTATTGCTGGTGGTGGCACAAATATTTTGAATCCATTGACTCAG GCCATGGAGATGTTTTCCTATACCCAGCAACACATTCCGATTATTTTCCTGGTCACTGATGGAGCTGTTGAAGATGAAAGACACATATGTGATGTTTTGAAGAGTCATCTGATTCAAAACCAGATGATATGCCCGCGGCTTTACAcatttggcatag GATTGTTCTGCAACCATTACTTTCTCCGCATGCTTGCAGTGATGAGTCGTGGCCACTATAATGCTGCTTATGATGTTG ATTCCATTGAAGTTCGTATGGAACAGCTGTTCTCCAGGGCATCATCCGTCATTCTTGCGAATATTGCCTTTGAGAACCTTGATGGACTTGAAGATTTTGAG GTGTTTCCCACTCCAATTCCAGACCTTTCATCCAAAGGTCCATTAGTGTTGTCAGGCAGATACCGAGGAGTATTCCCGGAGAAGCTTAAAGCTAAAGGAGTCCTTGCAGACTTGAGTAACTTCTCCCTGGATCTGAAAGCTATACAGGCAAAGGACATACCTCTTGATAAG GCGATAGCAAGGCAACAGATCGAACTACTTACTGTTCAGGCCTGGTTGACTGAAAATAAGGACCTTGAACAGAAG ATAGCACAAACAAGTATACAGAATGGCATCATTTCTGAGTATACACGCATGATATTGATAGAGACCGATAGAGGCAAAGTAGTCACTGACTCAACCTCCAAGCGGAAG GTTTCCACTGCTCCTAAGAAGATTGAAGAGCCTAAATTACAGAAAAAGATATTGCTACAGAATCTTGGGGCTGGTTTTGGTAACTACAGTGCTACAATTGAAAATATTCCTCCTGGAGCCACCGATACAAAACCTGAAACTGCAGAGATTCTAGCGAAGGCAGCATCTAATTGCTGCGGAAAGATGTGTGACATATGCTGTTGTATGTGCTGTATACGGATGTGTTCGAAAATGAACGATCAGTGTGCAATCGTAATGACACAATTCCTGGGTTCCTTGGCATGCTTAGGTTGCTTCGCTTGCTGTGAATTATGCTGTTCCGGAAATGATGGATGA